Proteins encoded together in one Thermococcus barophilus MP window:
- a CDS encoding pyridoxal phosphate-dependent aminotransferase, with protein MIHASKRAMGIEYAIRDVVLPARELEKQGIKIIKLNIGDPVKFDFQPPKHMKEAYCRAIMEGHNYYGESEGDIELRKAIVEREKKKNGVDITVDDVMVTAAVTEALQFVFGALVEPGDEVLIPGPSYPPYVALVKFYDGVPKAYLGIEEEGWQPDIDDMRKKISEKTKAIAVINPNNPTGALYDKKTLKEILDLAGEYDIPVISDEIYDLMTYEGKHVSPGSLTKDVPVIVMNGLSKVYFATGWRLGYMYFVDPEDKLAEVREAIGKLARVRLCPNTPAQKAAIAGLTGPMDYLEGYMKKLKERRDYIYKRLNEIPGLSAQKPEGAFYIFPRIEERSKWKSDKEFVLDVLRNAHILVVHGSGFGEGGEWHFRAVFLPPVEILEQAMDNLEKFMKERLS; from the coding sequence ATGATTCATGCATCTAAAAGGGCTATGGGAATTGAATATGCAATTAGAGATGTTGTTCTACCCGCCAGAGAACTTGAAAAGCAGGGGATAAAAATAATCAAGCTTAACATCGGGGATCCAGTTAAGTTCGACTTTCAGCCACCAAAGCACATGAAAGAGGCATACTGTAGAGCTATCATGGAGGGGCACAACTACTATGGAGAGAGTGAAGGCGACATAGAGCTCAGAAAGGCAATAGTAGAAAGGGAAAAGAAGAAGAATGGCGTTGATATAACTGTGGATGATGTGATGGTAACAGCGGCAGTTACGGAAGCGTTGCAGTTCGTCTTTGGTGCTCTTGTTGAGCCTGGAGATGAAGTTTTAATTCCAGGGCCAAGTTATCCCCCATACGTAGCACTTGTAAAGTTCTACGATGGAGTTCCAAAAGCCTACCTTGGAATTGAAGAAGAAGGGTGGCAACCAGATATAGATGACATGAGGAAGAAGATAAGTGAAAAAACAAAAGCTATAGCAGTTATAAATCCAAATAACCCAACTGGAGCCTTGTATGACAAAAAGACGCTCAAAGAGATTCTTGACTTAGCTGGAGAATATGACATTCCCGTTATCAGCGATGAAATTTATGATTTAATGACCTATGAAGGGAAGCACGTTTCTCCGGGCTCATTGACAAAAGATGTTCCAGTAATTGTAATGAACGGCCTCTCAAAGGTTTACTTTGCAACAGGGTGGAGATTGGGGTACATGTACTTCGTTGATCCAGAGGACAAGCTTGCTGAAGTAAGGGAGGCAATAGGAAAGCTCGCAAGAGTAAGGCTCTGTCCAAATACACCAGCTCAAAAAGCCGCCATTGCTGGTCTCACGGGTCCAATGGATTACCTTGAGGGATACATGAAAAAGCTCAAAGAGAGGAGGGACTATATCTACAAGAGGCTGAACGAAATTCCTGGTTTGAGTGCCCAAAAGCCAGAAGGGGCGTTTTACATCTTCCCACGCATTGAGGAAAGGAGCAAGTGGAAGAGCGACAAGGAATTCGTTCTTGATGTGCTCAGAAACGCTCACATCTTAGTGGTTCACGGTTCAGGATTCGGAGAAGGTGGAGAATGGCACTTCAGAGCTGTCTTCCTGCCGCCAGTCGAAATCCTTGAGCAAGCTATGGATAACTTAGAAAAATTCATGAAAGAAAGGCTCAGCTGA
- a CDS encoding glycogen debranching N-terminal domain-containing protein, translating to MPKMTLALNGAFVLSDEKGDMNKHYHGFYAFDTRFVKNISLEIDKEMFLRHIEHDNLTAISHILIGGSVILLRKRELLNGWRYREELTFYNMSKEPAKIIPKYFFEVCFEDIFEVRGSHKPIKRKIIKKQTPKGIKYTYIGVDKIKRELEIKAEGFRFENNYLTSEIPLRPLEKKSISIEFSPKIHIKSAPFLIRSVFNFKFEQRVITNNIDVNNIFKTSLRDLASLTILTNHGLTVFAGIPYFMCLFGRDSIITSLFLLPYFPEYAKGTLKILSKLQGRKFDKKTLEESGKIPHEYRLGELSQAHLMPFAPYYGTVDSTPLYLILAGEYVRWTRDYNTVKELKDTLNKALEWIFMKLEEGDGYVRYSLASPYVQMNQGWKDSKEGVPDEHGEPTKPPIALVEVQGYVYKALLDMARLSDILEFEESTLKEEAKKLRRKFNTDFWMKKEKFYAIALNGNNKPSKVISSNPGHLLFTGIAEHEKEIAERLFEKDMFSGWGIRTLSSKERAYNPFSYHNGSVWAHDNALIALGLAKIGETEKAAFLADKFLKAANLMNYQLPELFSGVRSEIPLPIPRANAPQAWSAASPFAFLTAMLGLTPEGVSANPQLPEHLEKIEIKKVIIGGIKYRITIEKKDEQIRFEMNKSH from the coding sequence ATGCCCAAGATGACATTGGCATTAAATGGAGCATTCGTTCTCTCAGATGAAAAAGGCGATATGAACAAGCACTATCACGGCTTCTATGCTTTTGATACAAGGTTTGTAAAAAACATTTCCCTGGAAATTGACAAAGAGATGTTTTTAAGACATATTGAGCATGATAACCTGACTGCAATATCCCACATACTTATAGGGGGGTCGGTAATCTTACTGAGAAAACGTGAGCTATTGAATGGCTGGAGATATAGAGAAGAGCTGACCTTCTACAATATGTCTAAGGAACCAGCAAAAATAATCCCCAAATATTTCTTCGAAGTTTGCTTTGAGGACATATTCGAAGTTAGGGGAAGTCACAAACCAATAAAGAGGAAAATAATTAAAAAACAGACCCCAAAAGGGATTAAATATACTTACATTGGCGTTGATAAAATAAAGAGAGAGCTTGAGATTAAAGCTGAGGGATTTCGATTTGAGAACAATTATCTCACCTCGGAGATTCCTCTAAGACCTTTGGAAAAAAAGAGCATCAGCATCGAATTTTCTCCCAAGATCCACATAAAAAGTGCACCATTTCTAATTAGGAGTGTCTTCAATTTCAAATTTGAGCAGAGAGTGATCACAAACAACATTGATGTAAATAACATATTCAAGACTTCGCTGAGAGATTTGGCTTCTCTAACAATATTGACCAATCACGGGCTAACCGTCTTTGCTGGAATCCCGTATTTCATGTGCCTCTTTGGCAGGGACAGTATAATAACATCCTTATTCCTTTTGCCATACTTTCCGGAATACGCTAAAGGAACATTGAAAATCCTATCAAAGCTCCAAGGAAGAAAATTTGACAAAAAAACACTTGAAGAATCCGGGAAAATTCCTCACGAATACAGACTTGGAGAACTCTCTCAAGCACACTTAATGCCCTTTGCTCCATATTACGGAACAGTGGACTCTACTCCCCTGTATTTGATCTTAGCAGGGGAATACGTTAGATGGACAAGAGATTACAACACAGTGAAAGAACTTAAAGACACCCTAAACAAGGCACTTGAATGGATTTTTATGAAGCTTGAAGAGGGAGATGGATATGTAAGGTATTCGTTGGCTTCCCCCTATGTTCAAATGAACCAAGGATGGAAAGACTCAAAAGAAGGGGTTCCAGATGAGCACGGAGAACCTACAAAACCACCAATTGCATTAGTTGAAGTTCAGGGTTATGTGTATAAAGCCCTATTAGACATGGCGAGACTCTCGGATATCTTGGAGTTTGAAGAATCGACCCTGAAGGAAGAAGCCAAAAAACTAAGAAGGAAATTTAATACGGATTTCTGGATGAAGAAAGAGAAATTTTATGCAATTGCTCTAAACGGAAACAACAAGCCTTCAAAAGTAATTTCCTCCAATCCTGGTCACTTGCTCTTCACAGGCATCGCAGAGCATGAAAAAGAAATTGCTGAAAGGCTGTTTGAAAAAGATATGTTTTCAGGATGGGGAATTAGAACTCTAAGCTCAAAAGAAAGAGCATATAATCCTTTCAGCTACCATAACGGCAGCGTTTGGGCACATGATAATGCACTTATTGCATTGGGATTAGCGAAAATTGGAGAAACTGAAAAAGCAGCTTTTCTGGCTGATAAATTTCTGAAAGCTGCGAATTTGATGAACTATCAGTTGCCAGAGCTTTTCAGTGGTGTCAGAAGTGAGATTCCACTTCCCATTCCAAGAGCAAATGCCCCTCAAGCATGGAGTGCTGCAAGCCCTTTTGCATTCTTAACAGCCATGCTTGGGCTCACTCCAGAGGGAGTATCAGCAAATCCACAGCTCCCAGAGCATCTTGAAAAGATTGAAATAAAGAAGGTAATCATTGGAGGAATAAAATACAGGATAACCATTGAAAAGAAGGATGAACAGATTAGGTTCGAGATGAACAAAAGCCATTAA
- a CDS encoding glycoside hydrolase family 65 protein: MKFHFSFKEYDPKAEAVYGTILTLGNGYIGIRGEIELEPTIYGTTIAGVYDYAPYFYREIVNAPRVIGLQIFFNGEPISLSTQKILKYERELNIEDATLKTLIAIETQSRTRIEYESIRIVHGKIKNLILLKFKIKANEDGMLTIISPIKTNVVNPSYRNEIMVKHLNVMQMEDRENEIYAEVETLDGRYRIGIASSLISGTKAKRAVIKSADGIAEILTLSVKKNKTYEFIKYITILSSKTPTPNLREAVLQKLQIAKNSCFSRLYEEHKDYWKEIWKRAKIEIEGDKNAENGLNFSIFHLIQSMPIDSRISLTARGIHGFGYRGHIFWDTEIYALPFFMAVFPEKAREMLMYRYNNLNAARENAKMNGYSGAQFPWESADDGYEATPSVIPLDMMGKKVVKIYTGEEEHHITADIAYAVELYYKFTGDEEFMFRYGLEIILETARFWASRVEYDEKKGYVIKKVIGPDEYHEHVDNSFFTNLMARYNLLLAVKYFKIARRSGGEWSKTLKRINITEKEVQRWLEIAEKIYIPRQKNGVFEEFEGYFDLSDYTLDPYGLGEKRLPEEIRRNLRKTKIIKQADVIAAQYLLKDQFDLETIRKNFDYYIIRTTHASSLSMPPYAIVASWLDYEDLAYDYFMKCAFIDLHNLYGNTQDGFHLATAGGVWQIIFRGLCGIDINNEGVEINPKLPKKWKAVRLRFFFKKALLSLEVRKDSVRVKLLKGEEVKIRAFGRNAVVKRGKETILHK, from the coding sequence GTGAAGTTTCACTTCAGTTTCAAGGAGTACGATCCTAAAGCAGAAGCAGTTTATGGTACAATACTAACTTTGGGAAATGGATACATCGGGATCAGGGGAGAGATAGAGCTTGAACCAACAATTTACGGCACAACCATAGCGGGGGTTTATGACTACGCTCCGTATTTCTATCGTGAAATTGTAAATGCTCCAAGAGTCATTGGTCTTCAGATTTTCTTCAATGGGGAACCAATCTCCCTAAGCACTCAGAAAATTCTGAAATATGAGAGAGAACTCAACATTGAAGATGCTACTCTAAAAACTCTGATAGCAATCGAAACTCAGAGTAGAACCCGCATAGAATATGAGAGCATAAGAATTGTCCATGGAAAGATAAAAAACCTGATTCTCTTAAAATTCAAGATTAAAGCCAATGAAGACGGCATGCTGACAATAATAAGCCCCATTAAAACCAATGTTGTGAATCCCTCATATCGGAATGAAATAATGGTAAAACACCTGAATGTTATGCAGATGGAGGACAGAGAAAACGAAATCTATGCTGAAGTTGAAACCCTCGACGGAAGATACAGAATTGGCATAGCAAGCTCCCTTATCAGTGGAACCAAAGCTAAAAGAGCCGTTATCAAGTCTGCAGATGGCATTGCTGAGATTTTAACACTTTCCGTTAAGAAAAACAAGACGTATGAGTTCATCAAATACATTACCATACTCTCCTCCAAGACTCCAACCCCCAATTTAAGAGAAGCTGTTCTGCAGAAACTTCAGATAGCGAAAAACTCATGTTTCAGCAGGCTTTACGAAGAGCACAAAGATTACTGGAAAGAAATTTGGAAAAGAGCGAAGATTGAAATTGAGGGAGATAAAAATGCCGAAAATGGCTTAAATTTCAGCATTTTTCATCTGATCCAATCAATGCCTATAGACAGTAGAATTTCTTTAACTGCAAGAGGCATTCACGGCTTTGGATACAGAGGACATATCTTTTGGGATACCGAGATATATGCTCTACCATTTTTCATGGCAGTTTTTCCTGAAAAAGCCAGAGAAATGCTGATGTACAGATATAACAATCTAAATGCGGCAAGAGAGAATGCAAAGATGAACGGATATAGCGGAGCCCAGTTTCCTTGGGAATCCGCTGATGATGGTTATGAAGCAACCCCCTCAGTCATACCTCTTGACATGATGGGCAAAAAAGTTGTCAAAATCTACACAGGGGAAGAAGAGCACCATATAACAGCCGACATAGCATATGCTGTGGAGCTTTACTATAAATTTACTGGTGATGAGGAATTTATGTTCAGATATGGACTCGAGATTATCTTAGAAACAGCAAGATTCTGGGCAAGCAGAGTTGAGTATGATGAGAAAAAGGGTTATGTTATCAAAAAAGTCATTGGACCCGATGAATACCATGAACATGTGGACAACAGCTTCTTCACAAACTTAATGGCAAGATACAACCTTCTCTTAGCTGTTAAGTACTTCAAAATTGCCCGGCGTTCCGGTGGAGAATGGAGCAAAACATTAAAGAGGATCAATATAACTGAGAAAGAAGTGCAAAGATGGCTTGAAATCGCAGAGAAAATTTACATACCGAGACAGAAAAATGGCGTCTTTGAGGAGTTTGAAGGCTATTTTGATTTAAGTGATTACACCCTCGACCCTTATGGACTTGGAGAAAAGAGGCTTCCTGAAGAGATAAGAAGGAACTTAAGGAAAACAAAAATAATAAAACAAGCTGACGTGATAGCAGCCCAGTACCTCCTTAAAGATCAATTTGACCTGGAAACAATAAGGAAGAACTTCGACTACTACATAATTAGAACAACCCATGCCTCATCACTTTCCATGCCCCCATATGCTATAGTTGCTTCCTGGCTCGATTACGAAGACTTAGCCTACGACTACTTCATGAAATGTGCCTTCATAGATCTGCACAATCTCTACGGCAATACCCAAGATGGATTCCACTTAGCAACGGCGGGGGGAGTGTGGCAGATAATATTTAGGGGTTTATGCGGGATAGACATAAACAACGAAGGAGTAGAAATTAACCCAAAGCTCCCAAAGAAATGGAAAGCCGTGAGACTGAGATTCTTCTTCAAAAAAGCATTGCTGAGCTTGGAGGTCAGAAAAGATTCTGTACGGGTAAAACTTCTCAAGGGTGAAGAAGTCAAAATACGAGCCTTTGGTAGGAATGCAGTGGTAAAACGCGGAAAGGAGACAATCCTTCATAAGTAA
- a CDS encoding HAD family hydrolase — protein MKAAIIWDFDGVLVFTPHEEAWKKAAEHYGVKDFDHDFFINYVSGKPRYEGADNILRLKGIYKRLGARTEEEKQKILQEFAEFKNKLVNEMFDRGEYGINNEAIKFLIETKGVGVKHALASASKNAPKLAQKIKIYVNGEEKTLLDLFDVNVSGLAPTKKAVFELAIKELKSKFPELGVFIVIEDSPTGVEVAKELGIFTLGYEREAKLDADLTFKDFREISWEKILDRLKRRSGA, from the coding sequence TTGAAAGCAGCGATAATTTGGGATTTTGACGGAGTTTTGGTTTTTACTCCTCATGAAGAAGCCTGGAAAAAAGCGGCTGAACATTATGGTGTTAAAGATTTTGACCATGATTTTTTTATTAATTATGTCTCCGGTAAGCCGCGATATGAAGGAGCAGATAATATCCTAAGACTGAAAGGGATATATAAGAGATTGGGAGCACGTACAGAAGAAGAAAAGCAAAAAATTCTCCAAGAATTTGCCGAATTCAAAAACAAGCTTGTAAACGAAATGTTTGACAGAGGAGAATACGGCATTAACAATGAGGCAATAAAATTTCTCATAGAAACAAAAGGAGTTGGTGTTAAGCATGCTTTGGCTTCTGCCTCAAAAAACGCACCAAAACTTGCTCAAAAGATTAAAATCTATGTCAATGGAGAAGAAAAAACCCTTCTCGATCTTTTTGATGTTAATGTTAGTGGGCTGGCACCCACCAAAAAGGCTGTGTTTGAGCTGGCAATCAAAGAACTTAAATCTAAATTTCCAGAACTTGGAGTCTTCATCGTGATCGAAGACTCCCCGACTGGGGTGGAAGTAGCAAAAGAACTTGGAATTTTCACCCTTGGGTATGAAAGAGAAGCAAAACTTGATGCGGATTTAACATTCAAGGACTTCAGGGAGATTAGCTGGGAGAAAATTTTGGATCGACTAAAAAGGAGGAGTGGAGCGTGA
- a CDS encoding TrmB family transcriptional regulator, which yields MTMSTATLIEKLQELGLTKREAEVYLTIWTKNGATVKELLDSLDVHQPQLYNIIQSLIRKGFVKASAGRPRIYTATDIVSLIDVYKMKLDLLKETLKEELMKIRSRTEEEGPYISVVRSLEGVMSSVIETINSAEIEIRAEVPYNVFKEIKPYLLSALQRGVNLYLLVYPGKESFEEFQRFKNQVKIRTSELGNFLLVISDLSVAVYSKRRFFSPNKLPLSNSEIYGYEIQEKDLLLRLLNIHNNLWRKAKEIISWDYEPEAYPKTFLEFSIVLDEIEALFKLGYIPIVTVEGRNVKEGSPVKIVGRARSVNRSGIISNFVLETNDGEVTVGGFDAEVEDIEAQRVIIERIEKQ from the coding sequence ATGACAATGTCAACCGCAACTCTCATTGAAAAACTCCAAGAGTTGGGACTCACAAAAAGAGAAGCTGAAGTTTACCTGACAATATGGACAAAGAATGGAGCAACTGTAAAAGAACTTTTAGACTCTCTTGACGTCCATCAACCTCAGCTCTACAACATAATCCAGAGCCTAATACGAAAGGGTTTTGTAAAAGCCTCCGCTGGAAGGCCAAGAATTTACACAGCCACAGACATCGTTTCCCTTATTGATGTTTATAAGATGAAGCTTGATTTACTGAAAGAAACTCTCAAAGAAGAGCTCATGAAAATCAGGAGCAGAACAGAGGAGGAAGGACCCTACATATCTGTCGTAAGAAGCCTCGAAGGCGTAATGTCAAGTGTTATTGAGACAATAAATTCTGCTGAAATTGAGATCAGAGCGGAGGTGCCATATAACGTGTTTAAGGAAATAAAGCCATATCTCCTCAGTGCTCTCCAAAGAGGAGTCAACTTATATCTCCTTGTATATCCAGGGAAAGAATCTTTTGAAGAGTTCCAACGGTTCAAAAATCAGGTAAAAATTAGAACCTCAGAGTTAGGCAACTTTCTCTTAGTAATTTCAGACCTTTCAGTTGCCGTTTATTCAAAAAGAAGATTTTTCAGTCCAAACAAGCTACCACTTTCAAATTCTGAAATCTACGGGTATGAAATTCAAGAAAAGGACCTACTTTTGAGACTTCTAAACATCCATAACAACCTATGGAGAAAGGCCAAGGAAATAATCTCTTGGGATTACGAGCCAGAGGCTTATCCAAAGACCTTTTTAGAATTCTCTATAGTGCTTGACGAAATAGAAGCCCTCTTTAAGCTCGGATATATTCCAATAGTAACTGTTGAAGGCAGAAATGTAAAAGAAGGATCTCCAGTAAAAATTGTGGGAAGAGCACGTTCTGTTAATCGTTCCGGAATAATAAGCAATTTTGTCCTTGAAACAAATGATGGTGAAGTTACAGTTGGAGGCTTTGATGCTGAAGTTGAGGATATAGAAGCTCAGCGCGTTATTATAGAAAGAATCGAGAAACAGTAG
- a CDS encoding ABC transporter substrate-binding protein, which produces MKKAYSFILVSVLLIAVVAAGCIGGGGETSSPPPTTVTTTKVETQTKIQTETKVQEKVFIRFAGWSAGETEMKNYQRIIGEFEQKYPNIGVKYEVIPQMFHENILASFGAGVAPDVFYVDSSWAPIFIDKGALYPISDLADKSFIDQFYPFLLKPFMKDGKLYGLPKDWSMLALFYNKKLFEQAGLTRPPQTWEELEEYAKIIADKTGKPGLAIYLGGFNRYVPVAVSNGAPKPWFEKPEDASWFDNPVVKETLTWYINLYKKGKIEREQQGKTPYVVQPSDVGAGWLGDAFGQQQVAMVISGNWMIPFLADQFPDFKYGEDWDIAPVPAGKKGRVTMAYTVILGINAKTEHPQEAWKFVEFVLGPYGQKELVVKAGHTLPSIKGFENDPDMWPQHKKTLSFKYDQMIVFLWGPKSGVLEGKFSDAMASAMRGEITVDEAIEVMKQIVQEELSS; this is translated from the coding sequence ATGAAAAAAGCATACAGCTTTATTCTGGTCTCAGTGCTTTTAATAGCGGTGGTAGCAGCTGGATGTATAGGTGGTGGGGGGGAAACATCTTCCCCCCCACCTACAACAGTGACAACAACAAAGGTTGAGACTCAAACAAAGATTCAAACTGAAACAAAGGTGCAGGAAAAGGTTTTTATAAGATTTGCTGGCTGGAGTGCTGGAGAGACTGAAATGAAAAACTACCAGAGAATAATTGGAGAATTCGAGCAAAAGTATCCAAACATCGGCGTTAAATATGAGGTAATTCCCCAGATGTTCCACGAGAATATCTTAGCATCATTTGGGGCTGGAGTCGCACCTGATGTATTCTACGTTGACAGTTCTTGGGCACCAATATTCATTGATAAGGGGGCATTGTACCCAATATCTGACCTTGCTGACAAGAGCTTTATTGACCAGTTCTATCCATTTCTCCTGAAGCCATTCATGAAGGATGGAAAGCTTTATGGGCTTCCAAAGGATTGGAGCATGCTTGCACTGTTTTACAACAAGAAGCTGTTTGAGCAAGCCGGTCTCACAAGACCTCCACAAACTTGGGAAGAGTTGGAGGAGTATGCAAAGATAATTGCTGATAAAACTGGTAAACCAGGTTTGGCTATTTATTTGGGTGGATTTAACAGATACGTCCCTGTTGCGGTCAGCAATGGTGCTCCAAAGCCATGGTTTGAAAAGCCAGAAGATGCTTCATGGTTCGACAATCCTGTTGTGAAGGAAACCTTGACATGGTACATCAACCTGTACAAGAAGGGCAAGATTGAGAGAGAGCAACAAGGAAAAACACCTTACGTTGTCCAGCCAAGCGATGTCGGTGCTGGATGGCTTGGAGATGCTTTTGGACAGCAACAGGTTGCAATGGTTATAAGCGGTAACTGGATGATTCCATTTTTAGCAGACCAGTTCCCGGACTTTAAGTACGGCGAAGACTGGGATATTGCACCAGTTCCTGCTGGGAAGAAAGGAAGAGTTACAATGGCATACACGGTCATTTTAGGAATAAATGCAAAGACTGAACATCCACAGGAAGCGTGGAAGTTTGTTGAATTTGTGTTGGGACCTTATGGACAGAAAGAGCTTGTTGTTAAGGCAGGTCATACGTTACCAAGCATAAAAGGTTTTGAAAACGATCCAGACATGTGGCCACAGCACAAGAAGACACTTTCTTTCAAGTATGACCAGATGATAGTATTTCTCTGGGGTCCAAAGTCAGGTGTTCTTGAAGGAAAATTCAGTGATGCAATGGCATCTGCAATGAGAGGAGAAATAACTGTTGATGAGGCTATTGAAGTCATGAAGCAGATTGTTCAGGAAGAATTAAGCAGCTGA
- a CDS encoding carbohydrate ABC transporter permease, with the protein MFSKFSSFYEKGRNKEIVAGLSLISVAVVLNLVFGYFAMIFAFYLSFFKWDYIGQMQFVGLKNFEIVIRDLIRGFHGAPYLLSPFYTGLKNILIYTAIVVPIQTFLAVVLAAFANQKIRGQQFFKVSYFLPATTSSVIVALIFIWLFMKNGFINYALAHIIPGFQPIDWINDRNYLLLAIAMVAIWGTSGHFMVSFLAAMQAIPREIYEAAMLDGAGPIRRFFFITIPMLRPMIVYVVVMGLIGALQMFDLAWVMAGANGGPGGAGYTVALDIYNEAFTRIRPGVAAAKSWFLFAIIFTTTYLFQKKYGRAMR; encoded by the coding sequence ATGTTTTCTAAATTTTCTTCTTTTTATGAGAAGGGTAGAAATAAGGAGATTGTAGCAGGTTTATCTCTTATCTCGGTTGCAGTTGTATTGAATCTTGTTTTTGGGTACTTTGCAATGATATTTGCCTTTTACCTGAGCTTTTTCAAGTGGGATTATATCGGTCAAATGCAATTTGTAGGATTGAAAAATTTTGAAATTGTGATTAGAGATTTAATCAGGGGATTTCATGGCGCTCCTTATTTGCTCTCACCCTTTTACACTGGATTAAAGAACATTTTGATTTACACTGCAATAGTTGTCCCAATTCAGACTTTTTTGGCGGTAGTGCTTGCTGCATTTGCTAATCAGAAAATTAGAGGACAGCAGTTTTTCAAGGTCTCTTACTTTTTGCCAGCAACGACAAGCTCAGTTATCGTTGCTCTGATTTTCATTTGGCTTTTCATGAAAAATGGATTTATCAATTATGCTCTCGCTCATATAATCCCAGGCTTCCAGCCGATAGACTGGATAAACGACAGAAACTATCTGCTTTTGGCAATTGCAATGGTTGCTATCTGGGGAACGAGCGGACATTTCATGGTGTCCTTTCTTGCAGCAATGCAGGCAATACCCAGAGAAATTTATGAGGCAGCAATGCTTGATGGTGCTGGCCCAATAAGGAGGTTCTTCTTCATAACAATACCAATGCTTAGGCCCATGATTGTTTATGTCGTGGTTATGGGGTTAATTGGAGCACTTCAGATGTTCGATTTAGCTTGGGTAATGGCTGGAGCCAATGGTGGGCCAGGAGGAGCAGGATATACGGTTGCTTTGGACATATATAATGAGGCATTCACAAGAATACGGCCAGGAGTTGCAGCGGCTAAAAGCTGGTTCCTTTTTGCAATAATCTTCACAACAACTTATCTCTTCCAGAAGAAGTACGGGAGGGCTATGAGATGA
- a CDS encoding carbohydrate ABC transporter permease, whose amino-acid sequence MTPKEREKLIRRIWIVITYVVLITFALVYLMPFIRSLVASFMTWAQASRYPPEWIPHPFTLENYEKLFRLELFPRWIRNTALYAGLIVAGNILFASMAGYAFARLKFPGRDAIFSALLSLLMIPMFVTLVPNYIIIYKLGLIDNIFGLSLLGLTNVSSIFLMRQYFMSLSNEIFEAARLDGCGPIKAFFYIALPLARPALGAVAVYQFLGSWNAFIGPLIFLRSPENFTLPVGLSFAFQRSMWTEYTPIIAGSLVASAPTIILFLVLNKYLIRGIVITGGKG is encoded by the coding sequence ATGACTCCCAAGGAGAGAGAAAAACTCATTCGTAGAATCTGGATTGTGATAACTTATGTGGTCTTAATAACCTTTGCACTTGTCTATTTGATGCCTTTTATAAGATCTCTCGTTGCCTCATTTATGACATGGGCTCAAGCTTCTCGTTATCCTCCAGAATGGATTCCTCATCCTTTCACTCTGGAAAACTATGAAAAGTTATTTAGACTTGAACTTTTCCCCAGATGGATCCGAAATACAGCGCTTTATGCTGGACTTATAGTCGCTGGTAATATACTTTTTGCAAGCATGGCAGGTTACGCTTTTGCAAGGCTTAAGTTCCCTGGTAGGGATGCTATATTTTCAGCTCTGCTATCATTGCTAATGATTCCAATGTTTGTTACTTTAGTCCCCAACTATATCATAATCTACAAGCTTGGTCTGATTGACAACATCTTTGGTCTCTCTTTGTTAGGTTTAACAAATGTTTCAAGCATATTTCTGATGAGGCAGTATTTTATGTCGCTATCAAATGAAATCTTTGAAGCAGCCCGTTTGGATGGATGCGGACCAATAAAAGCATTCTTTTACATTGCATTGCCCCTTGCAAGACCAGCATTGGGTGCAGTTGCAGTTTACCAGTTCTTGGGTTCATGGAATGCTTTTATCGGACCGTTAATCTTCTTGAGATCTCCAGAGAACTTTACTCTGCCTGTAGGACTGAGCTTTGCCTTCCAGAGGTCTATGTGGACAGAATACACTCCCATAATTGCTGGCTCTCTTGTGGCATCTGCTCCCACAATAATCCTGTTCCTTGTGTTGAACAAGTACTTGATTAGAGGTATAGTCATCACAGGAGGGAAGGGCTGA